ACCCACACGACCCGGATCAAAGATTAAAATTGCATTATGGAGACTTAACGGACTCTATGAATTTGACACGTATTATACAAGAATGTCAACCTGATGAAATTTATAATTTAGGAGCAATGTCTCACGTAGCGGTTTCTTTTGATACGCCAGAATATGTAGGTAATGTAGATGGATTAGGAACTTTAAGAATCTTAGAAGCAGTAAGAATTTTAGGTTTAGAAAAGAAAACAAGAATTTATCAAGCTTCTACTTCAGAGTTATACGGTGGAATGCCAGAAAATAAAAATGAAAGAGGCTTTTATGACGAATCTTCTCCATTTTACCCTCGTTCTCCTTATGGAGTAGCAAAAATTTACGGTTTTTGGATTACAAAAAATTATCGTGAAGCTTATGATATGTTTGCTTGTAATGGTATTTTGTTTAATCATGAATCTCCAAGAAGAGGAGAAACGTTTGTAACAAGAAAAATTACACGTGCCGTAGCTAAAATAGCTTTAGGATTACAAGAAAAAGTGTTTTTAGGTAATTTAGAGGCAAAACGTGATTGGGGGCATGCAAAAGATTATGTTCGTATGATGTGGATGATCTTACAAGCAGATAAACCAGAAGACTGGGTAATTGCTACTGGTGTTACTACAACTGTAAGAGACTTTGTACGTTTGGCTTTTAGTGAAGTTGGGATAGAAGTAGAATTTAAAGGAGAAGGTGTTGATGAAAAAGCGTACGTTATAGCATGTAATCATAAAGATTTTCAAATAGAAATAGGTAAAGAAGTCTTATCTGTAGACCCTTCTTACTTCCGTCCAACAGAAGTAGATTTGTTAATTGGAGATCCTTCTAAAGCTAAGAATGAATTAGGATGGGTGCCAGAGCATGATTTGGCTTCTTTGGTAAAAGATATGATGAAAGGTGATGTTTCTTTAATGAAAAAAGATGTTGTTTTATTAAAAGCAGGTCATGAAATTTTAAAACAGGCTGAGTAAAAAATACTTAATATTTACTTTAAAAATGGATGATTAAATATTAGGACTTAATTGTATTATTAAAAAAAATAAATGAAAATATTAATTACAGGAGCGGCAGGTTTTATTGGGTTTCATTTGTCTAAACGATTATTAGCCAAAGGGCATGTGGTAGTGGGTATAGATAATATTAATGATTATTACGATGTAAATTTAAAATATGCTCGATTAAAAGAACTAGGAATCATTAGGGGACAAGCGGAAAAATTTTTAAATAAATCTACAGGAGATTTATTTAATGATGCATTCCAATTTGTGAGAATGAATTTAGAGGATCGAGAAAATTTACCAATCCTTTTTAAGGATAATAAGTTTGATGTTGTTTGTAATTTGGGAGCTCAAGCTGGGGTTCGTTATAGTATTGAAAATCCAGAAACGTATATTGATAGTAATGTTGTAGGTTTTTTAAATATTTTAGAATGTTGTAGACATTATAAAATTAAACATTTATTATATGCAAGTAGTTCTAGTGTTTATGGACAAAACAAGAAAATTCCTTTTTCAACTTCTGACAATGTAGATTACCCTATTAGTTTGTATGCCGCAACTAAAAAGAGCAATGAACTAATGGCACATACTTATAGTCATTTATTTGGAATACCAACTACGGGATTGCGTTTCTTTACTGTTTATGGACCATGGGGAAGACCAGATATGGCTCCAATCTTATTTGCAGATGCGATATCTAATAATAGAGCTATTAAGGTCTTTAATAATGGAAATATGCGTAGGGATTTTACTTATATTGATGATATTATTAGTGGTATTGAGATTTTATTAGCAAATGCTCCCAAAAAAATAAATGAAAAGCCTCCTTATAGAATTTCAAATATTGGAAATGGAAGCCCAGAATCTTTGGGTGATTTTATTAAAGCAATAGAGGTTAGTCTGGGGGTAGAGGCGAAAAAAGAATACTTACCAATGCAACCTGGAGATGTTCCACAAACATGGGCTGACATTACAGAAATTGAAAAATTAGGTTATAAAAGTACGACAGGAATTAATGAGGGAGTTAAAAAATTTATTGTTTGGTTCTCGGAATTTTATTCTAAATAAAATTGAAATTAGCTTGCTTAAATAGTAATGTTTTTAATTAGATTAAAATTGGATGAAAAATAAATTTTTAAAGTTATATTCAGGAAATAAAGATATAGTTAAGAATTTTTCTTATTTAGCAATATTACAAGTGTTTAACTTGGCAGTACCTCTTATAACCTTACCTTACCTATTAACCGTTTTAGGTAAAGAAAATTATGGTTTAATAGTATTCTCTCAAACATTGGTTTCGTATTTTTTGATTTTAATAAATTTCGGATTTGATATTATAGCTACAAAAGAGGTTTCACTGCATAGAGATGATAAAAAAAAGCTTTCTGAAGTTGTAAGTAGCGTTTTTATAGTTAAGGGAATATTTTTTATTATTTCTTTTGTGATTTTGCTTACATTGTTACCCTTGTTTTCAGATGAAAGACTTAAGTATTTATTGATTTTCATGATGTATTTGTGTTTTTATGAATGGATTTTTCCAGTTTGGTATTTTCAAGGAAAGGAAGAAATGAAATATATAACTATAGTAAACATGATAAGTAGGGTTATATTTTTAATTTTAATCTTTTTTGTTGTTAAAAATGAACAAGATTTTTTAAAAGTACCCATTATTAATGGAACTGGTTGTTTTTTTGCTGGATTAGTTTCTATATGGCTGGTGTTTAAAAAAGATGGAATTAAATTCAAATTTCAAAAAATTAGTGTTTTAAAAAAGTATGTTATAGAAAGTTTTCCCATATTTTTTGGAAATATAGCAGGGAAAATTAAAATCTTAAGTAATAAAGCAATATTAGGGTCTTTTGTAGGAATGGAAATTCTTGCAGTTTATGATGTTGCCGATAAAATTAAAGATCTATTTATATATTTTCTTCAAATTATAGTCTCTGTTTTATTTCCTAATGTAGTAAAAAGTAAAAATGGAAATTTAGTTAGAAAGATTATAAAAATCATTTTTTATAGTTCAATTCTCATATTTTTATTGACGAGTTTAATGATTTATTTCACGACTAAGTATTATTTTAATAGTGATTTTGATGTTTTATATATATTCTTATTCTTAGGTCTTTTAATTATTCTGCAGCCATTGAGTTATATGATTGGAGTAACGGTATTATTGGTTAATGATTTAAAAAAAGAGTATACTTTAAGTCTTTACTTATCTGTTTTATTTTATATACTATTAAATTTAAGTTTTTATTTATTTGGTCAGATAACAGTTTATAGTGTGTCATTGACGCTTTTACTTTCTGTTTTGTTTGAATTAATAGTGAGAATATTAATTAGTAAAAAAAATAAATTAATAAAATGGATTTTTTAACTACGTATAATAAATAAACCTATTATTTAATGAATATTTTAATAAACCTAAATTCTTCTTCTAAGGATGTGAAAAATCCCTTTCATGGGGGTAATGAATATGCTAATAGAATAGTTATAGAAATTATAAAAGCGAATAAAGTTAATACATTATATTTTTATTGTTTATCAAAAAAGTATATTGATAGTAAAGTTTTAGAAACAATAAAAAATAAGAATAGTAATTCTATTATTGTTGATCAAAGTAAGTGTTATAATATTGAAGATGCTATAAAAAAGTACAATATAGGAAGACTATTTGATCCGTTAGGTGTTGGGTTGGGGAATTTAAATTTAGTTGATATTGATGTTGTGTATACTGTGCATGGTTTAAGACCTGTAGAATTATTAACAGATATTAATGAGTATTATTTTGAAGGTAAAATTAAATATGTTTTAAAACATATACTTGCACCTTATTTTAATAATAAATATAAAAATAAGTTTAGGAATGTAATTAATTTAAAAGCTAAAAAGAAACAATTAGTGGTTGTATCGGAACATACAAAAAATACAATTGTTACTCTATTTGGTACAAACCCAGATGACATATCTGTTTTTTATAGTCCGGAGAAAATATTCGAAAAAACTAATTTACTTGAAGAGAAAAACTTTTTTTTAAAAACAAATATTATCCCTAAAGATTACTTTCTATTAGTTAGCTCTAAGCGGTGGGTAAAAAATACTTATCGAGCGATTAAGGCATTTGATGATTTAATTGATAAAGGTCTTTTAACAAAAAAAATAGTTTTAACGGGGGTAAATAGTAAAGTTAAGAAAGTAGTAAAAAATAAAGAAATGTTTTATTTCTTGGATTATGTACCATCTAAAGAATTAGAGATTTTATACAAGAATGCTTTTTGTTTTGTGTATCCTTCTTTAAATGAAGGGTTTGGTTATCCGCCTCTAGAAGCTATGAAATATGGAACCCCCGTAATAGCTTCTATGATTACGGCAATTCCAGAAGTAGTAGGGGAAGCATGTTTAAAGTTTAATCCATTTTCAATTTTAGAAATACAATCCAGAATCTTTCAAATACAGAATGATGATAATCTTAGAAAAGAACTTAGAATTCTTGGAAAAAAAAGATATGTACTAATATCTAACAAGCAAAAAGAAGATTTAATTAAATTGGTTGATATAATTTTATTAAACGAATGAGAGTTGGTTATAATCATAAGAATACACAGGTAAATACTTTATTATTCGTTTTTATTTTTTTAAATGGGTTGTTAATTTCAGTAACAAATTTTCAGTCAATATATTCGTACGTATATACTTTCTTTCTTTTTTGTTTAATAAATAAATTTATAAAGGCAAAAACATTTTTTTTAAAAAATTTTTTAGTATTAAATTTTTTTATTTTCTTATCAATTCTACTATACTGGGGACAATATTTGATAATGCCAGATTGGTTTGGTTTTACGGGTATGTATGGAGGTGTGGGAACAGATGATAGTAGATTTTTTGCGGGGGTTGCCTCAAGTGAAATTAATATTCCTAGATATGCAAGGGGATATATCGGTATGGATCATGGTTTTGTTGATTTTCTTAAAATTTTATATCCCTTTAAGATTGTCCATCCTTTAACAATTATTATACCTAATCTTTTAGGAATTTGTTTCATACCTTATTTTACATATAGGTTAAGTTTTCATTTAACAAATAATTTAAAAGTAAGTAGATTGAGCTTTTTATTAGTTGTAATTTGTCCTGTAATTTTATCAAATGGTTTGATTTTAATGAGAGATGGTTGGGTTGCCTTTTTGAGTATTGCTGGTGTATTCTATTTGTTAAATAGGAATAATAAATCATTTATAATTATATTAATAATATTGTTTTTAGTACGTCCTGGTTCTGCTATATTGTTGCTCTTAGCGCCTGTGTTTTACTTTAAGAAATCTATATTAAAAGGAAATAATTTTAACAAGATTCCTAAGGTGGTTTTGGTTTTCTCAATGGTTGCAGTCCTATTATATTTAATGCTACCATTTTTAACTGAATATTTGGCCGTAAAAGGATTGGATAGTTTTGAGCGTGCGGGTTTTGTTGAAACTACTATAAAAAAGGCAGATGCAGGTTCAATTATTTATAAAATTTATACTTTACCAATTTATTTAAAAATACCGATTGGTTTTATTTTTTTCTTATTCCTACCTTTTTTTCAAGGAGAGTTTTATACCTTAAATATTTTAAATATTAGAACTATAATGTTTTCAACTATTATGCCAATTCTTTCTTTATTTTATTTTAAGTATTTTTTTTCAGGTGTGGTGTATATGTATCAAAGAAACGAAAAAGAAATGAAACTATTTTTTTACCTATTTTGTTTTTTTTTACTCATTATAAGTCAAGCCTCTATACAGCCAAGACATAAAACAGCATTAATGCCTTTTTTTTATATTCTTGTTGCTTATGGTGTTCATAACGGGAATTCGTCATCTAAAGCTTTTGGTACGTTTGTTTTTGTGTTTTTATTTGTAATTCAGTTTTATATGGCTTTATTCTAAAAAAAGGAAAGTTAAAATATTGATTTTAATTAATATAATATAATGGAGTTCGGGTTTTTAATAAAATCGATTTTATACTTGAATAATAATTAATGTGTGTAATTTTAGTTATGAAAGAGTTAAAATAATTGCTAATAATGTAGTTATAATAATATATTTATTCATTAATATATTGTCTCTGAATAGTATTATTATGTCAAGAAAAATATATAGAAGAAAATTGATGATAAATAATATTTTATCATTAAATTATTATGATAGTAACAAATTTGTCTATTTAAAAAAGAATAGTCTTAAAAATTTTTTTATGAAAATTAATGTTTTATTGTTGATGGGAACCAACTCCAGAAATGCTGGTGGTTTATTTAATAGTGTAAAAAGTCTGGCTAAAGAGTTGCATACAGATAAGCAAACAGAACTTTCTGTTTTGTCTCATAATGATGGTTTTAGTCCAGAAGATATAAAAACATGGGGAAATTTAAATATGTTAATTTACTCTGTGTTAGGCCCGTCTTCCTTTGGGTTTTCCCTCGATTTATTTAAAATATTAAAAAAGAAGAACCCTCAGATAATTCATCAACAAGGTATATGGATGTTTTCTTCTAAGATGGCTTTAAAATTTTTAAAATTAAATAATTCAGTAAATATAATAACACCAAGAGGCATGCTAGATTCTTGGGCAATTAACAATTCATCATTTAAAAAGAAATTGGTTGGTACTTGGTTTGAATATAAAAATTTAAAAAATGCTGATTGTATTCAAGCTCTTTGTAAATCTGAATATCTCGCAATTCGTGACTTTGGGTTAAAAGTTCCAGTAGCAATTATACCTAATGGAATTAATCTTCCAGAAAATAAACCTTTGAAAAAATTAATTAATAATCGCGAAAAGAAAATATTATTATTTATTGGAAGAATCCATCCTAAAAAAGGTTTAGATAATTTAATAGAGGCACTATATATTATAAATAAAACCCATTCTGAATTGTTAAATAAATGGGAGGTTAGGATTGCTGGTTGGAATCAAGTAAAGCATCAGGAATTTTTGATGGAAAAGTGTGCGAAATATAAATTGGAAAAAGTTATTACTTTTATAGGTTCTGTGTATGGAGAAATTAAAGAACAAGAATTAATGAATGCTAATGCTTTTATTTTACCGTCTTTAAGTGAAGGTTTACCAATGTCTATTCTTGAGGCTTGGTCGTATAAATTACCTGTAATTATGACAAAAGAATGTAATATACCTGAAGGATTTGAGAATGGAGCGGCTATTGATATTAATCATGATCCAAAAGATATGTCTTTGGTTTTAAAAGATTTGTTTTTAAAAGAAAATAATGAATTATTAGAAATTGGGGTTAATGGTTATGAATTAGTTAAAAGTAAATTTACTTGGGAGAAAATTGCAGAGGATACTAAAGAAATGTATTCTTGGGTATTAGGAAAGTCTGAAAAACCACATTTTATACATTTAGACTAATGCATAAAAAGGTTCAATTTCAGTTATATAATAATCATTGGTATAAACCGGGATCAAAAATTAAAATATTAATATGGTATTTTATAAATATTTTATTTTTTATAAATCCACTAAATCCTTTATCATCCTTAAAGGTATTTATACTTAGAATCTTTGGAGCAAAAATAGGAAGTAATGTAGCTATCAAACAAAGTGTTAATCTAAAATATCCGTGGTTATTAGAAGTAGGAAATAATGTTTGGATTGGAGAAAATGTTTGGATAGATAACTTGGCAAAAGTAAAAATAGAAGATAATGTTTGTATTTCTCAAGGAGCAATGTTACTTTGTGGAAATCATGATTATAAAAAGTCTAGTTTTGATTTAATTGTAGGGCAAATTGTTTTAGAGGAAGGTTCTTGGGTTGGAGCAAAATCGGTTGTTTGTTCAGGAGTAACTTTGAAATCTCATGCTATTTTATCTGTGGGGTCTGTAGCAAATAAAGATTTAGAAGCGTATTCCATATATCAGGGTAATCCAGCAGTAAAAATTAGAAAACGAAATATAGTAGAATAAATTTATGAAAATATCTATCATCACCGTTTGTTACAACAGTGCTAAAACCATTGAAAAAACATTCAAATCGGTAGCTAACCAAACCTATACAGATATAGAATATATTGTAGTAGATGGAGGTTCTAAAGACACTACATTAGAGATTGTCGAAAAATATAAAAAAATAGTGTCTCAATCTGTTTCTGAACCAGATAAAGGTTTGTACGATGCCATGAATAAAGGAATTAAAATGGCTACAGGAGATTTAGTAGGTATTTTAAATTCTGATGATATTTTTACAGATGAAAGCGTTTTAGAAAATGTAGCGAATTTTCATAAACAGAATAATATAGATGCTTCTGTAGGAAATATTATACAGTTTAATGAAGAAGGAAAAACGGTGCGTAAATATTCTGCAAAAAACTGGAATCCGGAAAAACTAAAAATTGGTTTTATGCCTGCGCATCCTGCCATCTTTTTCAAAAGAGAATTATTTGATCAATTTGGAAATTATCAATTAGATTTTACCATTGGTGCAGATTATGAGTTAATTACACGCTTTTTCTTAAAGCATAAAATTTCATGGAAATTTTCTAATATTACTACAACTTCTATGTTAATAGGAGGTTTAAGTAGTTCTGGTGTGAGTAGTTATCAGTTGATATCGAAAGAAATTAATAAAGCATTGACTAGAAATAATATAAAATTTAGTTATTTAAAAGTACAATTAAGAGGTTTTTGGAAATTAATAGGTTTTTTAAAGAAAAAGTAATTTGAATACGAACTTACATATCATAACGGGACATAAAGGGTTTGTTGGTCTTAATTTAGTAAAGTATCTTAAA
The nucleotide sequence above comes from Polaribacter butkevichii. Encoded proteins:
- a CDS encoding oligosaccharide flippase family protein, whose amino-acid sequence is MKNKFLKLYSGNKDIVKNFSYLAILQVFNLAVPLITLPYLLTVLGKENYGLIVFSQTLVSYFLILINFGFDIIATKEVSLHRDDKKKLSEVVSSVFIVKGIFFIISFVILLTLLPLFSDERLKYLLIFMMYLCFYEWIFPVWYFQGKEEMKYITIVNMISRVIFLILIFFVVKNEQDFLKVPIINGTGCFFAGLVSIWLVFKKDGIKFKFQKISVLKKYVIESFPIFFGNIAGKIKILSNKAILGSFVGMEILAVYDVADKIKDLFIYFLQIIVSVLFPNVVKSKNGNLVRKIIKIIFYSSILIFLLTSLMIYFTTKYYFNSDFDVLYIFLFLGLLIILQPLSYMIGVTVLLVNDLKKEYTLSLYLSVLFYILLNLSFYLFGQITVYSVSLTLLLSVLFELIVRILISKKNKLIKWIF
- a CDS encoding glycosyltransferase family 4 protein yields the protein MNILINLNSSSKDVKNPFHGGNEYANRIVIEIIKANKVNTLYFYCLSKKYIDSKVLETIKNKNSNSIIVDQSKCYNIEDAIKKYNIGRLFDPLGVGLGNLNLVDIDVVYTVHGLRPVELLTDINEYYFEGKIKYVLKHILAPYFNNKYKNKFRNVINLKAKKKQLVVVSEHTKNTIVTLFGTNPDDISVFYSPEKIFEKTNLLEEKNFFLKTNIIPKDYFLLVSSKRWVKNTYRAIKAFDDLIDKGLLTKKIVLTGVNSKVKKVVKNKEMFYFLDYVPSKELEILYKNAFCFVYPSLNEGFGYPPLEAMKYGTPVIASMITAIPEVVGEACLKFNPFSILEIQSRIFQIQNDDNLRKELRILGKKRYVLISNKQKEDLIKLVDIILLNE
- a CDS encoding WcaF family extracellular polysaccharide biosynthesis acetyltransferase, whose translation is MHKKVQFQLYNNHWYKPGSKIKILIWYFINILFFINPLNPLSSLKVFILRIFGAKIGSNVAIKQSVNLKYPWLLEVGNNVWIGENVWIDNLAKVKIEDNVCISQGAMLLCGNHDYKKSSFDLIVGQIVLEEGSWVGAKSVVCSGVTLKSHAILSVGSVANKDLEAYSIYQGNPAVKIRKRNIVE
- the gmd gene encoding GDP-mannose 4,6-dehydratase is translated as MNKVALITGITGQDGSYLAELLLEKGYIVHGIKRRSSLFNTDRIDHLYQDPHDPDQRLKLHYGDLTDSMNLTRIIQECQPDEIYNLGAMSHVAVSFDTPEYVGNVDGLGTLRILEAVRILGLEKKTRIYQASTSELYGGMPENKNERGFYDESSPFYPRSPYGVAKIYGFWITKNYREAYDMFACNGILFNHESPRRGETFVTRKITRAVAKIALGLQEKVFLGNLEAKRDWGHAKDYVRMMWMILQADKPEDWVIATGVTTTVRDFVRLAFSEVGIEVEFKGEGVDEKAYVIACNHKDFQIEIGKEVLSVDPSYFRPTEVDLLIGDPSKAKNELGWVPEHDLASLVKDMMKGDVSLMKKDVVLLKAGHEILKQAE
- a CDS encoding glycosyltransferase, producing the protein MKINVLLLMGTNSRNAGGLFNSVKSLAKELHTDKQTELSVLSHNDGFSPEDIKTWGNLNMLIYSVLGPSSFGFSLDLFKILKKKNPQIIHQQGIWMFSSKMALKFLKLNNSVNIITPRGMLDSWAINNSSFKKKLVGTWFEYKNLKNADCIQALCKSEYLAIRDFGLKVPVAIIPNGINLPENKPLKKLINNREKKILLFIGRIHPKKGLDNLIEALYIINKTHSELLNKWEVRIAGWNQVKHQEFLMEKCAKYKLEKVITFIGSVYGEIKEQELMNANAFILPSLSEGLPMSILEAWSYKLPVIMTKECNIPEGFENGAAIDINHDPKDMSLVLKDLFLKENNELLEIGVNGYELVKSKFTWEKIAEDTKEMYSWVLGKSEKPHFIHLD
- a CDS encoding glycosyltransferase family 2 protein is translated as MKISIITVCYNSAKTIEKTFKSVANQTYTDIEYIVVDGGSKDTTLEIVEKYKKIVSQSVSEPDKGLYDAMNKGIKMATGDLVGILNSDDIFTDESVLENVANFHKQNNIDASVGNIIQFNEEGKTVRKYSAKNWNPEKLKIGFMPAHPAIFFKRELFDQFGNYQLDFTIGADYELITRFFLKHKISWKFSNITTTSMLIGGLSSSGVSSYQLISKEINKALTRNNIKFSYLKVQLRGFWKLIGFLKKK
- a CDS encoding NAD-dependent epimerase — protein: MKILITGAAGFIGFHLSKRLLAKGHVVVGIDNINDYYDVNLKYARLKELGIIRGQAEKFLNKSTGDLFNDAFQFVRMNLEDRENLPILFKDNKFDVVCNLGAQAGVRYSIENPETYIDSNVVGFLNILECCRHYKIKHLLYASSSSVYGQNKKIPFSTSDNVDYPISLYAATKKSNELMAHTYSHLFGIPTTGLRFFTVYGPWGRPDMAPILFADAISNNRAIKVFNNGNMRRDFTYIDDIISGIEILLANAPKKINEKPPYRISNIGNGSPESLGDFIKAIEVSLGVEAKKEYLPMQPGDVPQTWADITEIEKLGYKSTTGINEGVKKFIVWFSEFYSK